The following proteins come from a genomic window of Ooceraea biroi isolate clonal line C1 unplaced genomic scaffold, Obir_v5.4 UnassembledTig61, whole genome shotgun sequence:
- the LOC113563530 gene encoding uncharacterized protein LOC113563530 — protein MKGPGYMAVTAGEAVYVIKCIPVDVIVRRTKECYIELPVTVRNTSLFITPKSHVLTKMGTIRECSYELPTLYRIEDTWIELIPEPRVRRTSLQQLQPMTSMSWNYLTPGPLASSGIYSQADLDKIRDHIMFPAEKPALLNNMARGITEHVMPDDTMSIYNLLDEASLNKIAESTAKRIWGGFITFGSATAGVFGVLLVVRLIKLAIDTMIHGYALHSAYGCSLYVLAAIWSSLTHLLLYLARGTAKRSHTDGRADPEEQRSSEPVEPVVTQSLSQNNPNNKPTSPQVTDSETIVYTGLQKRLREY, from the coding sequence ATGAAAGGACCAGGTTACATGGCCGTCACTGCAGGGGAAGCCGTTTATGTCATCAAGTGTATACCAGTGGACGTCATCGTACGCCGCACTAAGGAATGTTATATTGAACTACCAGTTACAGTACGCAACACTTCCCTCTTTATCACACCAAAATCACACGTGTTGACCAAGATGGGAACCATACGAGAGTGTAGCTACGAATTGCCAACCCTTTATCGAATTGAGGATACATGGATAGAACTTATTCCGGAGCCACGTGTTCGCAGAACATCGTTGCAGCAGTTACAACCTATGACAAGTATGtcatggaattatttaacgcCGGGACCACTAGCTTCCAGCGGAATATATTCCCAGGCGGATCTTGATAAAATCAGGGATCATATAATGTTCCCTGCTGAAAAGCCAGCGTTACTTAACAACATGGCTCGTGGAATCACCGAACACGTCATGCCTGACGATACCATGTCCATTTACAACTTACTGGATGAAGcatcattaaacaaaattgccgAGTCAACTGCTAAACGGATCTGGGGCGGATTCATCACATTTGGATCAGCCACAGCTGGAGTTTTTGGAGTATTATTAGTAGTACGACTAATCAAGCTAGCCATCGACACAATGATACATGGTTATGCTCTACATTCAGCCTACGGGTGCAGTCTGTACGTGCTAGCAGCTATCTGGAGCTCCTTGACTCATCTGCTACTCTATTTGGCCAGAGGTACAGCCAAACGCAGCCACACAGATGGACGAGCAGATCCCGAGGAACAACGATCATCGGAACCTGTAGAACCAGTAGTAACGCAGTCTTTGTCGCAGAACAACCCTAACAATAAGCCAACTTCGCCGCAGGTGACTGACAGTGAAACCATTGTATACACAGGCTTACAAAAACGTTTGCGTGAATATTAG